The window ACGTAGAAGATCAGATATCCATAGCCATGCAGAAGGCGGGAATAAGGAAGGGCGAGAGGATCAGACTGCAGCGTTTCGAGGTCGTGAGGTATCACTGAGATGATCTGTGACGTCTGTCCGCGCAGATGCAATATCGAAGAAGGCAAACGAGGCTTCTGCAAAGCAAGGGGCAACCGGGGAGACAGGAACGTCTCCCTCAGTTACGGCAAGCTGACATCTATAGCATTGGATCCGATCGAAAAAAAACCCCTTGCAAGATTCCATCCGGGAAGCAGGGTCCTCTCTGTCGGCTCCTTCGGCTGTAACATGGACTGCCCATTCTGTCAGAACTACTCGATTGCCTCGGCTTCTGAGGATGATGTCAGAACGAGGTGCCTTTCTCCCGGGGAACTGGCCGTGATGGCGGAAGAACTGAGGGAAGAGGGAAACATAGGGCTTGCCTTCACATATAACGAACCGATGATCGGTTATGAATACGTCAGGGATGCCTCGCTGGAGGCTAAAAAACGGGGAATGAAAAATATGGCGGTTACAAACGGATGCGTTATGCCGCATATACTTGAAGAGGTGCTGCCGTTGGTCGATGCCTTCAATATCGACCTCAAGTCCTTTTCGGAGGAGACATACAGCAGGCTGGGGGGAGACCTTAGAATAGTACAGGATTTCATAACAAGGGCGGCGGAAAGATCTCATGTTGAGATAACCACTCTCATAGTGCCGGGCATGAACGATTCGGAAGAAGAGATGAAAGCCCTCGCAGTCTGGCTCAGCTCAGTCGACCGTTCTATCCCGCTCCACATAACCAGATTTTTTCCCAGAAGAAAGATGTCTGACCGGATGCCGACCGACATTGACTTGCTGAGAAGGCTTTGCGCTACAGCGGAGAAACACCTGGACGACGTGCTTATCGGAAACGTATAGCCGGGCGCCGCCGCCCGGCTATACTCCGTGATGCCACAGATATTCTACTTTGATCCCACTTCATCACAGAGGTTCATAGTCAGATATTTTGCAACCTCACTGACTGGCATCCGCGGAATGAGCCACATCAGCTTGGTCACTATCGCCTCGAACCCCATGTCGAGGGCGCTTACCGCGCCTGTTTTCAGTGTCTTCTGCCCCACATCGTACGTCGAGAGGTCGACCCCGCCTTCGGGGCATTGCGTCGTTATTACAGGCAGTATGCCCAGGTCAACGGCTTTTTTGATGCCGGGGAGGAGATCCTCTCCCATGTAAGGCAGCCCTCCCAGGCCGAAGCACTCAACTACTATCGCTTTTGGCTTCATTTCAATGATCCTGTCGAAGTAATCCGCCCTGAAACCGGGGAAAAGCTTCACCGGGATCACTTCTTTCGAAAAAGATATTCCTTCTGATCCGGTGCCGAAGCTGCAAAGGGTCTTCATGTCAATGAAGGGAGATTTAAGCAGAGAGACCTTTTTGCCGTCTGATACTCCAAGTTCATCATAGTAGACAGACTTGAACGCTTCGATCCTCTTGCCCGACATCTTCTTAGCCCTCGGTCCGTGGATCAGCCTCCCGGCAAAGGCTAAGGCGATCCCCGACTGCTTTTGGGCAAGAAGGGCCTCGACAAATCTGAAGGCGTCCTCAAGGTTCCTTTTGGCGTCCGTTCCCGGCTCAGACATCGGGATCATCGACCCAGTCAGGACTACCGGCTTTTCGAGGTCCCTCATGACATAGGAAAGGGCGGCCGAGGTATATGCCATCGTGTCTGTGCCGTGAGTTATCACATAGCCGTCATATGAAGGATTCTCCCTGACGCATTTTATGATGGCCTTCCAGTCGGCCGGATCAATGTTGGAGCTGTCTTTGGAAAAGACATTGGCGATATCAATGTCGGCGATCTCGTAAATACCGGGTACCTGAGCCGCCAGTGCCTCGCCCTGGTCTATCGGCACGAGGCCCTCTGCACTCTGCTGGGATGCGATCGTGCCCCCGGTAGATATGAGCAGTATCTTCATTGCTCCACCCTCCTTCGTTATCTCCGGCCGATCTTTTTCAAGGCCGAAAGTATGATCCTCACGTAATCATCCCTGTCGGGTCCGGTGATCAAAGGTATGACGTGGTCCTTAATGTAGTTTTTTCCGACGATCATGGAGAGGACTGCGGATGTTCCGGGATGGAGTCCCGGGCTTGATGATTCGGCAAAGACTGGCCTGCTCATGTAGGTGAAGCCTGCAGCGTCCTCTGATACCAGTTTCGCCAGCTCTCCGACCAGCCTAACCTTTACCGACGACTTCTCCGTCTTTCTCAGTTCAGCCGCTATGTTCTCGAGCCTGTCCGCGAAATTCGAGGAGAGTGCCTGGAACGAGTCGGCATCATAATTAAGCAGATCGTTCCTCACAAAATATGGGACGGAGAGCTCTTTGCATGACTCTTCCAGAGCTCTTGCCACAGAGGGATCTCCTCTCTCTTCGGAGTAGCGGATGAGGAACCTGTTATGGTCTGACTCTTCCGAAAGGACGCTGCTCACCTTGCTCTCCGCGACTATGGTGGGGAGCGGACAGCCAATCTTCTTCATCATCTCTCCCTTCATGCCGTGCATGAAGTTTCCCTCATAATCCTCATCGGGGCCAAGTCCGCCTCCGGTGAAATTGACCGGCATCACTACAGCAACGGGCATGCCGTCGAGATCTATGACTGTTCCCAGTATCGCGCCTGCGTTTTCTTCGCTTTCAGGAACCACAAAGACCCTTTCCGGGTCGGCCTTTTTGAAGGAATCGAGCACTGAGAGGGCCAGCGCACCCTGAAAGCATGCAGCCGTCTCCGCAACTCCTTGGCCATACACCCGTCCAAAAACTTCCGCTGCTACTCCTTGCGAAAAGAGGGCGTCTTTGCCCTCCGCCCTTTTCATCATGGAGGCTTCCTGTGGCGTGACCCTTCTCCTTGGCATCGTCACTGCGCTGCCGCCGCCCATAAGCTTGACAGTTATCTTTTCAGTGGTGCAGGAGACCTCCCTGATCCTTGTGTCGACAGAGAGGGCATGCGAGACTATCGTTCCGGCCGCGCAGAAACCGCCTCCGTCATCCTGCTGGTAGTTGTTGGCTCCGTGCGCGTGGGCTATGCCCACATGTCCCGTAAGACAGACAATGCCATGTTTTTCATCCGATAATGAGAGCTTTTCCTTCAAGATTATCCTCTCCTCTTTCATCTTGATAATTCCAATAATTTTCAGAAGGTTTTTTGAGGTCCTCAGCAACTCCCTTGATATAACAAAAAACCGCCGGCATCGCTGTTGATTATTGCCGGCGGACGTGATCTATAGCTTGATAAAGTACGCTATTTCTTTGCGTTGAAGACTCCCAGGTCGAGCTCTTTCATCAGTGAGGCGACGGTCACCATCCCCACTGTGTCCCCCGTAACGTTGATCATTGTGTTGGGCATGTCGATCAGGTAGTAGATACCGGCTATCCACGGGACTATGTCAAGCGGGAGTCCCATCACCTGAAGCAGCACTGCCGACATGATGATGCCGCCTCCGGGGACACCCGCGACTCCGGCCGCCATGATGATCCCAAGCGCGATAATGACCAGAAGGCTGGTGAAGGGAAGGTCCACTCCGTATATCTGGGCCGCGAATACCGCGTAGATCGGCATTTCAGCAGCGCAGGCATGCATGTTTATGGTCGCCGCCGGAGGGGCTATCAGGTTGACCATGTCTTCCGGGACACCGGCTCTCTCCTTGGTCGACTTCATTGTGAGAGGAAGGGTGGCGCTGGAGGAACACGTCGAGAAAGCCAGGAGCATAGCAGGATAGATATTCCTGAAGTGCTGCAGCGGGCTGACTTTGGCTATGAATGCCAAGATCAACGGGTATATGATGACTATGACTGTCCCGTAAGCAAGATACTGTGTCATAAGCATCTTGCCCAGTCCGTAGAGGACCGTGGAACCAAGGGTACCCGTAATGTTGGCAACAAGCGCGAAGACGCCGTAGGGAGCCAGAGCGATGACCCAGCCGACTATACGCGTGAAGAACTCGTTGAGTGAATCGAACATGTCGAATATCCTCTGTCCATGCACCGTATCCTTGAAGCTGGCAAGGATAAACCCGCATATAAGTGCAAATACGATGATCTGGAGGATGTTGCCCTCCGCAAATGCTGAGAAGGGGTTGTTCGGGACCCAGTTTACAAGCGACTGCAGAAGGTCTACATCCACTTCGGGGACTTCTTTGGCTCCGAGCTTGATGCCAATGCCCGGCTTGATTATAAAGGCCCAGACTAGGCCTGTTGTTGCGGCAAGGGTCGAAGCTATTGCCCAGTAAACTAGGAAGTAGCCGCCGACCTTCTTCAGCCGCGACATGTCCGCTACCTGTGAAATACCGTTGATTATGCTGACAAAGATGAGGGGATAGATGCACATCTTAAGGAGGCGTATAAATACATCTCCGATAAACTGGATGTAGGTCGCCTTCTCTCCGATAACGAAGCCGAGCGCTGCACCCAGCACCATTGCGATAAGGATCTTCAATGGCAGGCTGATCGGTTTTTTTGCTGTCTGTTCGGTCATGGTACCGATTCCTCCTATAAATTCATAATGATAAATACCATAGAAAGTTTACATATTTTTGGTAATGCTGTCAATTACAGAACTATATTTAAAGTAATTTCAGCAAAATTTACCTCCTTTCAAAACATCTCAATTAAAATCTATTTTACGGCACAATTTGATCATTTAGGTAAACTGACCCCTCTGTCCTTAAAGAGGGCGCCCTTAAAAATCACTTTATGAGAGTGAAGGAAGTGCGGGTTCCGGGATGCTGAATCCCTCAAGCAGCTCGTTCATCAGTTCTTTTACCTTCATGATCGAATTGACCTTGAACACGTTGCTGCCGCAGAAGAAGAGTCCGTTCTCCCAGTCTCCCCTGTAGGCGTTAACAAGAGCGTCGGCTATACAGAAAGTCTCATGCTTTATCCTGCAGATGCAGTGGGTAAGGCATGGCGTCCTGCAGGGCATCCTCTCCTGGATCCCGGCAAGGTAGCGCTTCACCATCGGGCTGTTGATCGCACGGCCGGGGAGTCCGCAGGGGCTGTTGATAAGCACCACGTCTTCCTCTTTCGCGTCCACATACGACTGCTTGAACCTGTCTGAGGCGTCGCCTTCCTCCGTAGCGGCAAAACGTGTGCCAAGCTGAACACCCTTCGCCCCCATCGAAAAGGCCTTCGAAATGTCTTCGCTGTCCCATATCCCTCCGGCAGCGATGATAGGAATATCGAGCTCATTTTCCTTTAGGTAATCCGCGAGTGCGGGAACGACAGCTTCCAGCGAGAGTGCCGGGTCGGACACCTGTTCAATGTCCCTCGCGCCCAGGTGTCCGCCGGCGGTGTTCGGCGTCTCCACGACTATACCGTCGGGATAGCGGTCATAATGTTTTTTCCAACGGCTTATTATGATGTTGGCAGCCTTTACGCTGCTGACGATGGGCACCAACGCAACGTCGGGGAAACCGTCCGTCAGTTCCGGAAGCTTCAGGGGAAGTCCAGCGCCCGATACGATTATGTCCGCACCCGCTTCGCACGAGGTCTTTACGAGCGACTCATAGTCACAGAGGGCGCACATGCAGTTTACCGCAAGAACTCCGCCCTTTGCGGCATCCCTTGCCTGCCTGATGTATTTTTTCAGCATCGTGCTGTTGCGTTCAGCAAAATTTTTAGCGTTGTATCCGTCGGTGAGAACTCCGAGACCCACGGAGGCAAGAGTGCCTATCCCGCCCTCAGCCGCCACGGCTCCGGCAAGCCGGGGGCCTGATATCATTACCCCCATCCCTCCCTGGACTATCGGATATTTGGGCTGATGCTTTCCTATCCTTAAGACAGAGAGTTCTTTTTCTTTCGTTATCATATTCACTGATACTCCTTAAAATAAACTTGGCAGACAAAATTGACCCGCCTGATTTTAATAGTGGAATAACGGATATGTTATTCTGTTTTTATCATTTTGGCAAGGGCGATAGACCTTAAATCCCTTGCTTTGCATCAGTTTGGGATCGAAAAACGATCTTTTGGGGCCCTTTTCTCATTTTTGAACCGGAAGAGCCTGAAAATCTTTCAGTTCCCTGCCCCTTCCGGCTTTATTTGTGGTATAACATTTTTTAATGATCACTATTTTGTATCCAATCGGAGGCGTTCTCTTTGTCTGAAAGCAGACTGAAGACTTTTCTCGGCATCACCTCCGCCGCAGCGATATCAATGCTTGGTGTGGGGATCGTAGCTTCAGGCCTCCCGGCGAGGGTGATAACGCTTTCGGGGGGCGACGCCTCACTTGTAGGACTCCTTGCCTCCTGTTTCGCACTGCCGTATATATTCCTACAGGTCCCTTTCGGAAACCTTTCTGACCGTTATGGATTCAAGCCCTTCCTGCTCTTCGGTTATTTTCTTTCAGCCGTATCGGGCATAATATTTTATTTTGCAGGATCACCCATGCCGATATTTATCGGCCGCGCGGTCCAGGGAGCGGGGGAGATACCCGTCTGGGCAACTGCTCCGGCTATAATCTCGATAGCATATCCGTGCAACAAAGGTAAGATGATAGGGATATACACAGCAGCCGTGTACATAATGCTTGCTGCAGGACCTCTCCTTGTTCCGAGCATGCCGGATCTTTTCGGTGAACGGGGCGGCTTCCTCTTTTTCAGCCTCCTCTGCTGTCTTGCGTTTATGATAATATTTTTTACGCAGAAAAACAGGAGACCCGGACCCGGCAGCAAGAAGGAATCACTTGAGATAAAAAAAGCCTTCTCCCTCCTTTCCGATATCCCCGTAAGGATCGTCCTGCTTGGAATATTCCTGTACGGATGCGGGCAGGGCCTTCTCTTCAGCATAGCTCCAGGCTGGCTTGTCACGGCAAGGCAGTACGGGGCAATGGACATAGGCATCCTCTTCTCCGCCTACTACCTCTTTATCGCAGGGGCACAATTCTTTTACGGGCCTCTTTCGGACAGGTTCGGCAGGGAGATATTCATGATGCTCGGACTTACCTGCTCCGCCCTTGCATGGGGGTTCTTTCCTTACACCGGCAAGCTCTCCGCAACGGTACTGCTGGGCATTTCAGCCGGATCCCTCGGCGGCTTTTTCGTCTCATCTATGGCGTTTTTGAATGAAAAGGCCCCCGACAGCCTGAAGGGTACGATATCCGGCGCATACTACCTCTTCTGGGGCATGGGATACTTTCTGGGCCCGATAATGTGGGGAGTCTGCGGGGCGTTCTGGGGCATGGAGAAGAGCTTCTTCGCCTTCAGCGCCTTCCTCCTTATGACAGCGGCCGCCATCTGCCTGATCAGGCGCAAATATTCTCCTGCAAAGGCGACATGACTTGCTTCAGCCTCTTCGGGAGAGCAGGGGAGAGGTGGACAAAGTGTCCGGAACGGTGTTACATTAGACTGGTCTTTAAGTTTGAGTCTGTGAGAAACTCCGTACAGATAAGGAGATGATCAATTTGACCAAGATAGATAAAATACTTGACGCTATCAAAAACGATCTGCTGCCTCTTACAAAAAAGGGAGTGGAAGAGGGCAACCATGTATTCGGCGGACTGGTCCTGGATGCCGCGAGCTTCAGGACCGTCATTGCCGGAACAAACAACAGACAGGGAAACCCGATCTTTCACGGTGAGATAGACACTATCCTTCGCTTCTTTTCAATGAAAGGCCATCCCGATCCTTCCGAATGCATTTTTGTGGCGAGCCATGACCCATGTTCAATGTGCATTTCCGCTATTGCATGGTCCGGTTTCAAAGAGATCTGGGTCCTTTTCGGATATGAGGATGTTGCTAAGGATTTTGAGATGCCAGTCGATCTTATGATGTACAGGGAAATCTTTGGGGTAGAGGGGGCAAAAGAGGAAAATGCCTTCTTCAGAAAGTACAGCATAAAGCGCGAATCGGAAAATGCTCCCGATGCCGATGCACTGAAGGTCAAGATAAGGGAGATAGCTGAAAGGTATGCATCCTTTGAGGTAAAGGACTTCGACTACCCCGGAATTTAGTTTTTCAAAGGGCCAGTTATTCTGGATCATTGAGGAAGGGCAGATGCCCTTCCTATTTTTGTATCCTAGATAAGCTTCCGGGGGCGTCCCACTGTCTTTTTCTTCTCTCCTGTCAGTATTTCCTCAGCAAGGTCGGCAGCCCGTTCATAGTACTGGCAGAGAGATTGTCTGAAGGGAAGATCTCCTTTCCAGAAGGGAAAATCGTTGATGATCTCGAGTGCCGCTATCCGTCTTTCCTTTTCTTCAATATTGTATTTGAATTCGGGGATCTCATCCCCATACCATTTTGGCCGGACCGAGGCCTCTGAAAAGGCCTCGGGCAGATCGGGAATGCCTGCAGGGATGTCCGGGTCGTTTTCAAAACCCCCGGTGATCATCATTGGCAGCTCCCCGTCCTCGCTGATCTCCTCCCTTTCGCAGTTATCCTCTTCATTTTCACCGGATGACTCAAGCGTAAGAAGGTTTATCAGCGTTTCACGGTTGGCCCCTCTCAGTTTCAGAAGAAGAAAGGGGTCATCGTCAAAGACCTCGGCAAGCAGCAAAAGCACAGCGATTATATGCTTGCACGGGACCGCGTCGTCCGGGCAGCTGCATTTGTAGCGGCGCAGGTCGGTTTTGTTGGGGAATAGTCCCATCCCGGCTTCCCTGAACACCTTCTCCATTTCCTCCGGCATCTCTCCAGCCAGAAGCCTTGCCGCAAAGGACGACCTCTCCCTGAAACGGAAGAGGAGAAGCGCCTTGGCTTCATCCGAGAGGGTTTCGAAACCAAGCCTTATCTGGTACGGCTTCTTTCTGGTCCCCTGTACAGATGCGGTAACGAGGCCCGGTTCTATTTCGATATCTACGACCTGTCCCCGTCTGGCATAGCTCCGCCCTCTTGAGAGCCGTGCAGCGTCTATGCTGCTCTCAAGTATTTCCATCCAGCGCAACGACCACCAGTTGGAACCGTGAAAGCGCCCCCTGTTAACGCGGGATTTTATTCCGCCCTTTGTACTGAGTGGTTTTGTGTATGTCCAGGAAGTCCTTCTTCTGTACATCTAGCTTATGTCCTCCACTGCATCTCTGCTCAGCCTGAAAAGCTGCCTCAGTTCGCTGTCCGACATCTCTGTCAGCCAGTTCTCGCCTGCGGATACCACTGAATCGGCTATCTCTTTCTTCGATTTGATCAACAGTTCTATCTTCTCTTCAAGAGTCCCTTTGCAGCAGAAATAGTGGACCAGGACCCTTTCTTTCTGTCCTATCCTGTATGCCCTGTCCACTGCCTGCTGTTCGACTGCCGGATTCCACCACCTGTCAAACATGACCACGTGGTTTGCTCCTGTAAGATTGAGACCAGTCCCACCCGCTTTGAGAGAGAGTACGAAGAAGGGCGGAGCATCTTTAGAATCCTGGAACTTCCTGACCATTTCGTCCCTTTTTCCTCTCTCGACCCCTCCGTGCAGGAAGAGGGCCTCTCTTCCGAAAGTTTCCTGAAGATAATTTTTCAGCATAGCGCCCATTTCAGCATATTGTGTGAAGATCAAGGCCCTGTCTCCTACGCTCAGCATCTCCTCTGCGATCTCGGTCAGGCGGGCAAGTTTCCCCGAGCGTCCTGCTATCTGCGACCTGTCCTTAAGGTAGAGAGCAGGATGATCACATACCTGTTTCAGGGAGGTTATCGCGGCAAGAACAGCTCCCTTGCGTCTGATGCCGCTGCTTCCCTTCAGCCTCTCTTCAAGGTCGTCCAATACCGCTCCGTAGAGCGAGGCCTGCTCCCTGTTCAGCGAGCAGAAGACCTCTGTCTCGATTTTTTCGGGCAGGTCGGAAATTATTGATTTGT is drawn from Synergistaceae bacterium DZ-S4 and contains these coding sequences:
- the amrS gene encoding AmmeMemoRadiSam system radical SAM enzyme, with the translated sequence MICDVCPRRCNIEEGKRGFCKARGNRGDRNVSLSYGKLTSIALDPIEKKPLARFHPGSRVLSVGSFGCNMDCPFCQNYSIASASEDDVRTRCLSPGELAVMAEELREEGNIGLAFTYNEPMIGYEYVRDASLEAKKRGMKNMAVTNGCVMPHILEEVLPLVDAFNIDLKSFSEETYSRLGGDLRIVQDFITRAAERSHVEITTLIVPGMNDSEEEMKALAVWLSSVDRSIPLHITRFFPRRKMSDRMPTDIDLLRRLCATAEKHLDDVLIGNV
- a CDS encoding dicarboxylate/amino acid:cation symporter, producing the protein MTEQTAKKPISLPLKILIAMVLGAALGFVIGEKATYIQFIGDVFIRLLKMCIYPLIFVSIINGISQVADMSRLKKVGGYFLVYWAIASTLAATTGLVWAFIIKPGIGIKLGAKEVPEVDVDLLQSLVNWVPNNPFSAFAEGNILQIIVFALICGFILASFKDTVHGQRIFDMFDSLNEFFTRIVGWVIALAPYGVFALVANITGTLGSTVLYGLGKMLMTQYLAYGTVIVIIYPLILAFIAKVSPLQHFRNIYPAMLLAFSTCSSSATLPLTMKSTKERAGVPEDMVNLIAPPAATINMHACAAEMPIYAVFAAQIYGVDLPFTSLLVIIALGIIMAAGVAGVPGGGIIMSAVLLQVMGLPLDIVPWIAGIYYLIDMPNTMINVTGDTVGMVTVASLMKELDLGVFNAKK
- a CDS encoding SWIM zinc finger family protein, whose amino-acid sequence is MYRRRTSWTYTKPLSTKGGIKSRVNRGRFHGSNWWSLRWMEILESSIDAARLSRGRSYARRGQVVDIEIEPGLVTASVQGTRKKPYQIRLGFETLSDEAKALLLFRFRERSSFAARLLAGEMPEEMEKVFREAGMGLFPNKTDLRRYKCSCPDDAVPCKHIIAVLLLLAEVFDDDPFLLLKLRGANRETLINLLTLESSGENEEDNCEREEISEDGELPMMITGGFENDPDIPAGIPDLPEAFSEASVRPKWYGDEIPEFKYNIEEKERRIAALEIINDFPFWKGDLPFRQSLCQYYERAADLAEEILTGEKKKTVGRPRKLI
- a CDS encoding asparaginase; translation: MKILLISTGGTIASQQSAEGLVPIDQGEALAAQVPGIYEIADIDIANVFSKDSSNIDPADWKAIIKCVRENPSYDGYVITHGTDTMAYTSAALSYVMRDLEKPVVLTGSMIPMSEPGTDAKRNLEDAFRFVEALLAQKQSGIALAFAGRLIHGPRAKKMSGKRIEAFKSVYYDELGVSDGKKVSLLKSPFIDMKTLCSFGTGSEGISFSKEVIPVKLFPGFRADYFDRIIEMKPKAIVVECFGLGGLPYMGEDLLPGIKKAVDLGILPVITTQCPEGGVDLSTYDVGQKTLKTGAVSALDMGFEAIVTKLMWLIPRMPVSEVAKYLTMNLCDEVGSK
- a CDS encoding deaminase, which gives rise to MTKIDKILDAIKNDLLPLTKKGVEEGNHVFGGLVLDAASFRTVIAGTNNRQGNPIFHGEIDTILRFFSMKGHPDPSECIFVASHDPCSMCISAIAWSGFKEIWVLFGYEDVAKDFEMPVDLMMYREIFGVEGAKEENAFFRKYSIKRESENAPDADALKVKIREIAERYASFEVKDFDYPGI
- a CDS encoding MFS transporter, translated to MSESRLKTFLGITSAAAISMLGVGIVASGLPARVITLSGGDASLVGLLASCFALPYIFLQVPFGNLSDRYGFKPFLLFGYFLSAVSGIIFYFAGSPMPIFIGRAVQGAGEIPVWATAPAIISIAYPCNKGKMIGIYTAAVYIMLAAGPLLVPSMPDLFGERGGFLFFSLLCCLAFMIIFFTQKNRRPGPGSKKESLEIKKAFSLLSDIPVRIVLLGIFLYGCGQGLLFSIAPGWLVTARQYGAMDIGILFSAYYLFIAGAQFFYGPLSDRFGREIFMMLGLTCSALAWGFFPYTGKLSATVLLGISAGSLGGFFVSSMAFLNEKAPDSLKGTISGAYYLFWGMGYFLGPIMWGVCGAFWGMEKSFFAFSAFLLMTAAAICLIRRKYSPAKAT
- a CDS encoding nitronate monooxygenase family protein translates to MITKEKELSVLRIGKHQPKYPIVQGGMGVMISGPRLAGAVAAEGGIGTLASVGLGVLTDGYNAKNFAERNSTMLKKYIRQARDAAKGGVLAVNCMCALCDYESLVKTSCEAGADIIVSGAGLPLKLPELTDGFPDVALVPIVSSVKAANIIISRWKKHYDRYPDGIVVETPNTAGGHLGARDIEQVSDPALSLEAVVPALADYLKENELDIPIIAAGGIWDSEDISKAFSMGAKGVQLGTRFAATEEGDASDRFKQSYVDAKEEDVVLINSPCGLPGRAINSPMVKRYLAGIQERMPCRTPCLTHCICRIKHETFCIADALVNAYRGDWENGLFFCGSNVFKVNSIMKVKELMNELLEGFSIPEPALPSLS